From Schaalia sp. ZJ405, one genomic window encodes:
- a CDS encoding ABC transporter ATP-binding protein, with amino-acid sequence MNTSPFAIDVKDAEKSFGTVHAVRSLSLTIPQGQIVALLGHNGAGKTTLIDMILGLTTPTRGTTHLFGMPPREALRRSLVGAVHQTGGLMNDYTVAQMIHLFAATHHDHLPIADVLAETRLTELSKRRISKLSGGELQRVRLALALLPNPPLLILDEPTAGMDASARRNFWELMGLQAAHGRTILFATHYLAEAQDFAERTIIMSRGRIVRDGPTNTIRHEAESKTLCITIPDDARQRAEDALVSCALPDGHWQWKPVHDDTSKREPADTSASCSTLTLRARSVDEAVRVLLDIPGAHNLLISEASLEDVFTAIEEEAAQ; translated from the coding sequence ATGAACACATCACCATTCGCCATCGATGTGAAAGACGCAGAAAAGTCCTTCGGGACGGTCCACGCGGTCCGTTCACTGTCGTTGACGATTCCTCAGGGACAGATCGTTGCCCTCCTGGGTCATAACGGCGCCGGGAAGACAACGCTCATTGACATGATCCTCGGCCTGACCACGCCGACTCGTGGAACAACGCACCTCTTTGGTATGCCCCCGCGTGAGGCGCTCCGTCGTTCCCTAGTGGGAGCGGTCCATCAGACGGGTGGGTTGATGAATGACTACACGGTCGCCCAGATGATTCACCTCTTCGCTGCGACTCATCACGATCATCTGCCCATTGCGGATGTTCTCGCCGAAACGCGACTGACGGAGCTCTCCAAGCGCCGCATCTCGAAGCTGTCGGGTGGGGAGTTGCAGCGTGTCCGCCTCGCCCTCGCCCTCCTGCCCAATCCCCCGCTGTTGATTCTTGACGAACCGACCGCCGGGATGGATGCGTCAGCTCGGCGCAACTTCTGGGAGCTCATGGGTCTTCAGGCCGCACACGGTCGAACGATTCTTTTCGCAACCCACTATCTTGCAGAAGCTCAAGACTTCGCCGAGCGAACGATCATCATGTCTCGCGGCCGTATTGTCCGCGACGGCCCAACGAACACGATCCGACACGAGGCCGAATCGAAAACCCTGTGCATCACCATTCCCGACGATGCGCGACAGCGCGCCGAAGACGCCCTCGTTTCCTGTGCTCTGCCCGATGGTCACTGGCAGTGGAAACCCGTTCATGACGACACGAGCAAACGCGAGCCAGCGGACACCTCTGCCTCGTGTTCGACACTCACGCTGCGCGCCCGCTCAGTTGACGAGGCCGTCCGCGTTCTGCTCGACATCCCGGGAGCACATAACCTTCTCATCAGCGAGGCCAGCCTCGAAGATGTGTTCACTGCAATCGAAGAGGAGGCTGCCCAATGA
- a CDS encoding dipeptide ABC transporter ATP-binding protein: MSEHDETTQPTPQEAALEDAVTRTVLGDDAQQRPSSSPDSDAHTTSDQVHPDDQNPLLKIENLEVTFTTSTGIVPAVRGANLTIYPGQTVAIVGESGSGKSTTAAAIIGLLPGTGKVTGGSVEFDGQDITNLSMKDWVKLRGSGIGLVPQDPMTNLNPVLRVGRQVKEALKANHVVPNSEVGQRVAQLLEEAGLPDAQRRAKQFPHEFSGGMRQRVLIAIGMAARPKLLIADEPTSALDVTVQRRILDHLGTLTHELGTAVLFITHDLGLAAERAEQLVVMHRGRIVESGPALEILQHPQHPYTKRLVSAAPSLASARIESAHAHGIQVTEEELTGAGKGATSTEEIIRVENLTKIFDIRGAKGEAKTLRAVDDVSFALRRGTTLAVVGESGSGKSTAANMILHLLEPTSGKVFFDGQDTSQLSDKELFQLRRRLQAVFQNPYGSLDPMYSIFRVIEEPLRVHGYGTLTYAKQEFARAQATGREPEEWISRLLEAENSGRQLSAAEKKELNPKRLRINRVSELLDMVALPRSAMRRYPNELSGGQRQRVAVARALALNPEVIVLDEAVSALDVLVQNQILYLLNDLQAQLGLSYLFITHDLAVVRQIADDVVVMEKGKLVEMNSTDDLFNHPVQDYTRELIEAVPGRQIQLNL; encoded by the coding sequence GTGAGCGAACACGACGAAACCACTCAGCCCACACCGCAGGAGGCCGCCCTCGAAGACGCGGTGACCCGTACGGTGCTCGGTGACGATGCGCAGCAGCGTCCGTCCTCGTCCCCTGACAGCGACGCACACACCACGTCGGATCAGGTTCATCCCGACGATCAGAATCCTCTGCTCAAGATCGAGAACCTGGAAGTCACGTTTACAACATCCACGGGCATCGTTCCTGCCGTGCGCGGCGCGAATTTGACGATCTACCCGGGACAGACAGTTGCCATCGTCGGCGAGTCCGGCTCCGGGAAATCAACAACGGCGGCAGCGATCATTGGTCTTCTACCCGGAACCGGTAAAGTCACCGGCGGATCCGTCGAGTTCGACGGCCAGGACATCACGAACCTGTCGATGAAAGACTGGGTGAAACTGCGCGGATCCGGCATCGGACTGGTTCCACAAGACCCCATGACGAACCTCAACCCGGTGCTCCGCGTGGGCAGGCAGGTCAAGGAGGCACTCAAGGCGAACCACGTTGTCCCCAACTCCGAGGTCGGGCAACGCGTTGCCCAGCTTCTTGAGGAGGCGGGACTGCCCGACGCGCAGCGCCGTGCAAAACAGTTCCCCCACGAGTTCTCCGGCGGTATGCGCCAGCGCGTCCTCATTGCCATCGGCATGGCTGCACGCCCAAAGCTTCTCATCGCTGATGAACCGACGTCCGCACTGGATGTCACCGTTCAGCGCCGCATCCTCGACCACCTGGGGACGCTCACGCACGAACTGGGGACTGCGGTGCTCTTCATTACGCACGACCTGGGTTTGGCCGCCGAGCGTGCTGAGCAGCTGGTGGTGATGCACCGTGGGCGCATCGTTGAGTCCGGTCCCGCACTGGAAATCCTTCAGCATCCGCAGCATCCGTACACGAAGCGCCTGGTTTCCGCTGCTCCGTCGCTGGCGTCAGCGCGCATCGAATCAGCCCACGCCCACGGGATCCAGGTGACAGAGGAGGAACTCACCGGAGCCGGAAAGGGTGCCACGTCAACCGAAGAAATCATTCGCGTTGAAAATTTGACGAAGATCTTCGATATCCGTGGAGCTAAAGGCGAGGCGAAGACCCTCCGGGCTGTTGATGACGTGTCTTTCGCGCTGCGTCGTGGCACGACACTGGCGGTCGTTGGCGAGTCCGGTTCAGGTAAGTCAACCGCCGCGAACATGATTCTCCACCTGCTTGAGCCGACCTCAGGAAAAGTATTCTTTGACGGACAGGACACCTCGCAGCTGTCGGATAAAGAGCTGTTCCAACTGCGTCGACGCCTCCAGGCCGTTTTCCAGAATCCGTACGGTTCGCTCGATCCGATGTATTCGATCTTCCGAGTCATCGAGGAACCGCTGCGTGTCCACGGGTACGGCACACTCACCTATGCGAAGCAAGAGTTTGCTCGCGCACAGGCAACGGGACGCGAACCCGAGGAATGGATTTCTCGCCTGCTTGAGGCCGAGAACTCTGGCCGTCAGCTCAGCGCCGCCGAGAAGAAGGAACTCAATCCGAAGCGCCTGCGCATCAATCGGGTGTCCGAACTGCTCGACATGGTGGCTCTGCCGCGTTCGGCGATGCGTCGCTATCCGAATGAGCTTTCCGGCGGTCAGCGCCAGCGCGTTGCCGTGGCGCGTGCGCTTGCCCTCAATCCGGAAGTCATCGTCCTCGACGAGGCCGTGTCCGCCCTGGACGTCCTCGTGCAGAACCAGATCCTCTACCTGCTCAATGACTTGCAGGCACAGCTGGGATTGTCCTATCTCTTCATCACGCATGACCTTGCGGTGGTCCGTCAGATCGCCGACGACGTTGTTGTCATGGAGAAGGGCAAACTCGTCGAGATGAACTCCACGGATGATCTCTTCAACCATCCGGTGCAGGACTACACGCGCGAGCTCATTGAGGCGGTCCCCGGCCGTCAGATTCAGCTCAACTTGTAA
- a CDS encoding ABC transporter permease encodes MSELIPSASIQRTRAGQAHYVSDIDETGLGAVDAVPDDSAPASMWGEAWKNLRRRPLFWIAAVIILSAIIISLFPGLFTSQDPRFCELSNSLGRPTDGHPFGFDRQGCDVYSRVIYGARASVTVGVVTTLCVVLIGATIGALAGYFGGWFDALLSRITDIFFAIPLLLAAIVFMQMFKENRNVWMVVIVLAAFGWTQIARITRGAVMTAKNEEFVTAARATGASRFRILMSHIIPNSMAPIIVYATVALGTFIVAEASLSFMGIGLPPTVVSWGNDISAARASLRTSPMVLFYPALALAMTVLSFIMMGDAVRDALDPKARK; translated from the coding sequence ATGAGTGAGCTCATTCCTTCCGCAAGCATTCAGCGCACACGCGCCGGGCAGGCGCACTACGTCTCCGACATCGACGAAACCGGTCTTGGCGCAGTCGATGCCGTCCCCGACGATTCCGCTCCCGCATCCATGTGGGGCGAGGCATGGAAGAATCTCCGTCGCAGACCACTCTTCTGGATTGCCGCAGTCATTATTCTCAGCGCGATCATCATTTCGCTCTTCCCCGGTCTTTTCACCAGCCAGGATCCGCGATTCTGTGAGCTGTCAAACTCGCTCGGACGCCCCACAGACGGACACCCCTTCGGTTTCGACCGCCAAGGGTGCGACGTCTATTCACGCGTGATCTACGGAGCTCGCGCCTCGGTCACCGTCGGTGTTGTCACCACGCTATGCGTCGTGCTCATCGGCGCAACAATCGGTGCTCTTGCCGGCTACTTCGGCGGATGGTTCGACGCACTTCTCTCGCGTATCACCGACATTTTCTTCGCGATCCCCTTGCTGCTTGCCGCGATTGTCTTCATGCAGATGTTCAAGGAAAACCGCAATGTGTGGATGGTTGTCATCGTGCTGGCTGCGTTCGGATGGACCCAGATCGCTCGTATCACCCGAGGCGCCGTGATGACGGCGAAGAACGAAGAGTTTGTGACCGCGGCTAGAGCGACGGGTGCCTCGCGTTTCCGTATCCTCATGAGCCACATCATCCCCAACTCAATGGCTCCGATCATCGTCTACGCGACGGTCGCATTAGGTACTTTTATCGTTGCGGAAGCTTCCCTGTCCTTCATGGGCATCGGTCTTCCCCCCACAGTTGTCTCATGGGGTAACGACATTTCCGCCGCTCGCGCGTCGCTGCGCACCAGCCCGATGGTGCTCTTCTACCCGGCGCTCGCGCTGGCGATGACCGTTCTCAGCTTCATCATGATGGGCGACGCGGTCCGCGACGCTCTTGACCCGAAGGCACGCAAGTGA
- a CDS encoding ABC transporter permease, with the protein MLRYIGRRLLQTIPVFFGATFLIFAMVYLMPGDPVQALGGDRGLTEAAADAIRAEYNLDKPFWMQYLLYLKGVFTLDFGTTFSGQPVSQVMAHAFPITIQLAVYALAIEAVFGIILGTIAGVRRGGIFDSTILVFSLLLISVPTFVLGFVMQFLLGVKWQIFPTTVGANVSWQSLTMPAIVLGGVSLAYVIRLTRQAVSENVYADYVRTARAKGLPGSQVMTRHVLRNSLIPVATFLGGDLGALMGGAIITEGIFNISGVGGTLWQAIIKGEPATVVSVTTVLVLVYIFANLIVDLLYAVLDPRIRYE; encoded by the coding sequence ATGCTGCGCTATATCGGACGGAGGCTCTTGCAGACCATTCCGGTCTTCTTCGGAGCTACGTTCCTGATCTTCGCGATGGTCTACCTGATGCCAGGTGACCCTGTCCAAGCTCTCGGTGGCGACCGCGGCCTCACCGAAGCGGCCGCTGACGCTATCCGCGCCGAGTACAACTTAGACAAGCCGTTCTGGATGCAATACCTGCTCTACCTCAAGGGAGTCTTCACGCTTGACTTCGGGACAACGTTCTCGGGTCAGCCAGTTTCCCAGGTCATGGCACACGCATTCCCCATCACTATCCAGCTTGCGGTCTACGCTTTAGCTATTGAGGCAGTCTTCGGCATCATCCTGGGCACGATCGCCGGTGTTCGACGCGGCGGAATCTTTGATTCGACAATCCTTGTTTTCTCCCTCCTCCTGATCTCCGTTCCGACGTTCGTCCTGGGCTTTGTCATGCAGTTCCTTCTGGGTGTCAAGTGGCAGATCTTCCCCACGACCGTCGGGGCCAACGTCTCGTGGCAGTCCCTGACCATGCCAGCCATCGTGCTCGGTGGTGTATCGCTGGCCTACGTCATCCGACTCACCCGTCAGGCCGTATCCGAGAACGTCTACGCGGACTACGTCCGTACCGCCCGAGCAAAAGGCCTTCCGGGATCACAGGTCATGACCCGTCACGTCCTGCGCAATTCACTGATTCCCGTCGCCACGTTCCTTGGAGGCGACCTGGGTGCGCTCATGGGTGGCGCGATCATTACCGAAGGAATTTTCAACATTTCCGGTGTCGGTGGCACGCTGTGGCAAGCCATCATCAAGGGTGAACCCGCAACCGTTGTCTCGGTAACCACCGTTCTTGTTCTTGTCTACATTTTCGCCAACCTGATTGTCGACCTGCTCTACGCAGTTCTCGACCCGAGGATCCGCTATGAGTGA
- a CDS encoding peptide ABC transporter substrate-binding protein codes for MNLKRTWLVVPAALALGLSACSGGNAGSSSSSQSGTVEATPDAIITVNGSEPQNPLLPGNTNEVGGGKLVDLLFAGLIYYDAKGEAHNDMAESIEPNEDSSVWTIKLKKGQKFSDGTEVKAHNFIEAWNKVTDPKSPMLNTNFFVPIEGTDKEGVGMLTGLKADEDDYGFTVTLKEPTSDFGLRLGYSAFYPLPDSTLENPEAGGEMPIANGPYKLKDENAWEHNSRIQLVANPDYKGERQPKNGGITVVFYASLDAAFADLQSGVLDVLDAIPDSAFSTYEGDLKGRSVNQPAAIFQSFAIPESLEHFSGEEGKLRREAISYAIDRETITKKVFQDTRTPAKDFSSPVIPGFMDSISGNDVLTYNPKKAKELWEKADAISPWSGKFTIAYNSDGGHQAWVDAATNSIKNALGIEAEGNPYPEFKSLRTDITNRTIKGAFRTGWQADYPSMLNFLSPIYATGAGSNDTDYSSKEFDGLLAQASSAPTVDEANEFLYKAQEVLLKDLPVIPLWYANVVGGWAEGVNNVTFDWHSVPVYTDITKN; via the coding sequence ATGAACCTCAAGAGGACCTGGCTGGTTGTCCCAGCCGCCCTCGCCCTCGGCCTGAGCGCATGCTCGGGAGGAAACGCGGGCAGTAGCTCCAGTTCCCAAAGCGGCACCGTCGAAGCAACACCGGATGCAATCATCACGGTCAATGGCTCGGAACCGCAGAACCCCCTGCTCCCAGGTAACACGAACGAAGTCGGTGGCGGCAAGCTTGTTGACCTGCTCTTCGCCGGACTCATTTACTACGACGCCAAGGGCGAGGCTCACAATGACATGGCCGAGTCCATTGAGCCGAACGAGGATTCTTCCGTGTGGACCATCAAGCTGAAGAAGGGCCAGAAGTTCTCCGACGGCACCGAGGTCAAGGCTCACAACTTCATCGAAGCGTGGAACAAGGTCACGGATCCCAAGAGCCCCATGCTCAACACCAACTTCTTCGTCCCCATCGAGGGCACTGACAAAGAAGGTGTTGGTATGCTCACCGGCCTTAAGGCTGACGAGGACGACTACGGCTTTACCGTCACCCTCAAGGAGCCGACCTCCGACTTCGGTCTGCGCCTGGGCTACTCGGCGTTCTACCCCCTCCCCGACTCCACCTTGGAAAACCCCGAGGCTGGCGGCGAAATGCCCATCGCTAACGGCCCCTACAAGCTCAAGGACGAGAATGCGTGGGAACACAACTCCCGAATCCAACTGGTCGCTAACCCCGACTACAAGGGTGAGCGTCAGCCGAAGAACGGCGGAATCACGGTAGTCTTCTACGCCTCACTGGATGCGGCGTTCGCTGATCTCCAGTCCGGTGTCCTCGATGTTCTTGACGCCATTCCGGACTCAGCGTTCTCCACTTACGAGGGCGATCTCAAGGGCCGTTCCGTAAACCAGCCGGCCGCAATCTTCCAGTCTTTCGCGATTCCGGAGTCGCTTGAGCACTTCTCCGGCGAGGAAGGCAAGCTCCGTCGCGAGGCAATCTCCTACGCGATCGACCGTGAGACCATCACGAAGAAGGTCTTCCAGGACACCCGTACCCCGGCTAAGGACTTCTCCTCCCCGGTCATTCCCGGCTTCATGGATTCCATTTCCGGCAACGATGTCCTGACCTATAACCCGAAGAAAGCCAAGGAACTGTGGGAGAAGGCCGACGCGATTTCCCCGTGGTCGGGTAAGTTCACCATCGCCTACAACTCCGATGGCGGACACCAGGCATGGGTCGATGCTGCTACGAACTCCATCAAGAACGCGCTGGGCATCGAAGCCGAGGGTAATCCCTACCCCGAATTCAAGTCGCTGCGTACCGATATCACAAACCGCACCATCAAGGGCGCGTTCCGTACCGGCTGGCAGGCCGACTACCCGAGCATGTTGAACTTCCTCAGCCCGATCTACGCCACCGGCGCAGGCTCGAACGACACGGACTACTCAAGCAAGGAATTTGACGGACTCCTCGCACAGGCGTCGTCAGCTCCCACCGTCGACGAGGCCAACGAGTTCCTCTACAAGGCCCAGGAAGTCCTCCTCAAGGATCTCCCGGTGATCCCGCTGTGGTACGCCAACGTTGTTGGCGGTTGGGCCGAGGGCGTGAACAACGTCACCTTCGACTGGCACTCAGTCCCCGTCTACACCGATATCACGAAGAACTGA
- a CDS encoding uracil-xanthine permease family protein, whose amino-acid sequence MSEKKSGFFSWKLHGNGTSIEPGEVVLPHERLSWPRTIGIGVQHVVAMFGATFLVPLLTGFDPSTTLFFTGVGTILFLGITSGRLPSYLGSSFALIAPIGAVTGYVAGGGGTLDEAKASLAQGGVIFAGASLLIVGLVVHFAGARWIDRLMPPVVTGAIVSLIGFNLAPSAWNNVKTAPVTAVVTIVSILLITVLFKGIIGRLSILIGVIIGYITACIRNEVNFDAIASADWIGLPPFRAPSFDFTLLGLFVPVVLVLAAENIGHVKSVAAMTGENLDDITGRALAADGLSTILAGTGGGSGTTTYAENIGVMAATRVYSTAAYIVAAVTALGLSMLPKFGQIIATIPAGVLGGAATILYGMIGMLGVRIWVQNRVDFSDPVNLNTAAVAMVVAIADYTLIAGQMTFSGIALGSISAILIYHLMRWISKLRGTNLEAATPASAPSGTELEGEAYSTRHRSSTTSES is encoded by the coding sequence ATGAGCGAAAAGAAGTCTGGCTTTTTCAGCTGGAAATTGCACGGCAATGGCACGTCCATTGAACCGGGCGAAGTTGTTCTTCCTCACGAGCGCCTGTCGTGGCCCCGCACCATTGGCATTGGTGTTCAGCACGTCGTCGCAATGTTCGGCGCAACCTTCCTTGTTCCTCTTCTCACGGGTTTCGATCCGTCAACGACGCTGTTCTTCACCGGCGTTGGAACGATCCTGTTCCTGGGAATCACGTCGGGCCGCCTCCCTTCCTACCTCGGTTCCTCCTTTGCATTGATCGCTCCGATCGGTGCCGTCACGGGCTATGTCGCTGGCGGTGGTGGCACTCTCGACGAGGCGAAGGCCTCTCTTGCTCAAGGTGGCGTGATTTTCGCTGGGGCTTCGCTGCTCATCGTGGGTCTTGTTGTTCACTTCGCGGGTGCGCGCTGGATTGACCGCCTGATGCCTCCGGTGGTGACCGGTGCGATTGTGTCGCTCATCGGCTTCAACCTGGCCCCATCGGCGTGGAATAACGTCAAGACCGCTCCGGTCACGGCTGTTGTGACGATTGTGTCCATTCTTCTCATCACGGTCCTTTTCAAGGGCATCATCGGTCGCCTCTCCATCCTCATCGGCGTCATCATCGGGTACATCACCGCCTGCATTCGCAACGAGGTGAATTTTGATGCGATTGCGTCAGCTGACTGGATTGGGCTTCCTCCGTTTAGAGCGCCGTCTTTCGATTTCACTCTGCTTGGTCTTTTCGTACCGGTTGTTCTTGTTCTTGCTGCGGAGAACATCGGTCACGTCAAGTCTGTGGCGGCAATGACGGGGGAGAACCTCGACGACATCACCGGCCGCGCTCTGGCCGCTGATGGGTTGTCAACGATCCTTGCCGGCACGGGCGGTGGCTCCGGCACAACGACATACGCTGAAAACATTGGCGTTATGGCAGCAACTCGCGTCTACTCGACCGCCGCGTACATTGTCGCCGCCGTCACTGCGCTGGGGTTGTCAATGTTGCCGAAGTTCGGTCAGATCATTGCCACGATTCCCGCTGGCGTCCTCGGCGGTGCCGCGACGATTCTCTACGGCATGATCGGCATGCTTGGCGTGCGTATCTGGGTTCAGAACCGCGTTGACTTCTCCGATCCGGTCAACCTCAACACCGCCGCCGTTGCGATGGTTGTTGCGATCGCTGACTACACGCTGATTGCCGGTCAGATGACTTTCTCCGGTATTGCGCTGGGGTCGATTTCCGCGATCCTCATCTACCACCTCATGCGGTGGATCTCGAAGCTTCGCGGCACGAATCTTGAGGCCGCAACCCCAGCTTCTGCACCGTCGGGGACGGAGCTTGAGGGCGAAGCGTATTCCACGAGGCACCGGTCGTCCACGACGTCTGAGTCCTAA
- a CDS encoding DUF4190 domain-containing protein has protein sequence MSASQSRDTMPTSRHGRRSSSSPDDPYAEGARTRVENVPLAEESSQFPGTENVPLAQVFEGPGYTSPARVTNALAYHALNLTIAGVIIAVLLPVSLILGVVALIKAQRLPQKIGERAALGATVVSAIALILWALVIYLGIVM, from the coding sequence ATGAGTGCATCACAATCACGCGACACAATGCCGACGAGCCGCCACGGACGCCGCTCGTCCTCGTCCCCTGACGACCCCTACGCCGAAGGGGCGCGGACGCGGGTGGAGAACGTCCCACTCGCGGAAGAATCCTCCCAATTTCCCGGAACGGAAAACGTCCCCCTGGCTCAAGTTTTCGAGGGGCCCGGGTATACCTCGCCAGCGCGGGTAACAAACGCGCTTGCTTACCACGCCCTCAACCTGACGATCGCCGGCGTGATCATCGCGGTGCTTCTGCCGGTTTCGCTCATCCTCGGGGTCGTCGCATTGATCAAAGCGCAGCGTCTTCCGCAGAAAATTGGTGAACGAGCCGCGCTCGGAGCAACCGTCGTGTCTGCGATCGCCCTCATTCTGTGGGCTCTCGTCATTTATCTCGGCATCGTTATGTGA
- a CDS encoding glutamine amidotransferase-related protein, producing the protein MKPFLLVSTRPEDEAIESEYRSFLAATGLGEEQLEQVRIDMLGLPDVDVTAYSGILIGGSSYGTTTRDEQKTQTQKMVDSELERLFGEILRAHTPCFSSGYGTEVATVYMGGKVSRKWAEDPQIVDILLTTGSWDDPIFEGMTHEFTTFVRHSEAVEVAPEGAVVLAKSLSCPIQMMRLTPSFYATQFNPELDSPEIERTLQRYSDAGYPGTDDPEELLHIGRTGYGDHPAAQLLKNFVKIFASAA; encoded by the coding sequence ATGAAACCGTTCCTCCTGGTGTCCACTCGTCCCGAAGACGAGGCAATTGAATCCGAATATCGTTCATTCCTTGCGGCAACCGGCCTGGGGGAAGAGCAGCTTGAGCAAGTCCGTATTGACATGCTCGGCCTTCCCGACGTTGACGTCACCGCTTACTCCGGGATCCTCATCGGAGGGTCGTCCTACGGCACCACAACGCGCGACGAACAAAAAACGCAGACGCAGAAGATGGTTGACAGTGAGCTTGAGCGGCTCTTTGGTGAAATCCTGCGTGCACACACCCCGTGTTTCTCCAGCGGATACGGCACAGAAGTTGCCACCGTGTACATGGGTGGAAAAGTGTCGCGGAAATGGGCAGAAGACCCGCAGATCGTCGACATTCTCCTGACAACAGGATCGTGGGATGACCCGATCTTTGAGGGAATGACCCACGAATTCACCACCTTCGTTCGCCACAGCGAGGCCGTGGAAGTCGCTCCCGAGGGCGCGGTCGTCCTTGCGAAGTCCCTGAGTTGTCCCATCCAAATGATGCGCCTGACTCCGAGCTTCTATGCGACTCAGTTCAACCCCGAACTGGATTCTCCAGAAATCGAACGCACATTGCAGCGATACTCTGACGCGGGATACCCCGGAACAGATGACCCAGAAGAGCTTCTCCACATCGGACGCACGGGATACGGTGACCATCCAGCTGCGCAACTGCTGAAGAACTTCGTGAAAATTTTCGCCAGCGCCGCGTGA
- a CDS encoding IS1249 family transposase, translating to MNIPRCEVCGLVMTRYGYTSRGTQRWRCRACGVSRVGRIDNTAKLLERFLKWLTSGELQKNMPGAGRTFRRKNERLWQLWPFCPVVDEVHPVVFVDGLHLGRQAVVLIACTNEHVLGWYVARSENSRAWGALMSRIAPPDVVVTDGSGGFEKARRQHWPDTSVQRCVFHVFMNLTTATTRHPRLPASQELRQLALALLKAKTPQSARQWIRDYMDWLRRWEAFLAQRTATPNGTLEYTHARLVKARNSTNKILADKRLFTFLDDEWDITMPSTNNRIEGAINAPLRQMLRDHRGMSLTRRIKAIFWWCYMHSPNPLPPAQLLKTFPTDSDIENTYHHARQHHQTATSIPQWGDAIVWAEIHHTTPYTNRWD from the coding sequence ATGAATATTCCTCGATGTGAAGTTTGTGGTCTTGTGATGACGCGGTATGGGTACACGTCTCGTGGAACTCAACGGTGGAGGTGTCGCGCGTGCGGCGTGTCACGGGTGGGGCGCATTGATAACACCGCGAAGCTTCTTGAGCGGTTTTTGAAGTGGCTGACATCGGGTGAACTTCAAAAGAACATGCCAGGGGCGGGACGAACGTTTAGGCGTAAGAACGAACGCTTGTGGCAGTTATGGCCTTTTTGTCCCGTCGTTGACGAAGTCCACCCAGTCGTCTTCGTTGATGGCCTGCATTTGGGCCGTCAAGCGGTCGTGTTGATTGCCTGCACCAACGAACACGTGCTGGGCTGGTATGTGGCTCGTAGTGAGAACTCCAGGGCGTGGGGTGCGCTTATGAGCCGCATCGCCCCACCCGATGTGGTTGTCACTGACGGCAGTGGTGGTTTTGAGAAAGCTCGCCGCCAACATTGGCCCGACACTAGTGTCCAACGATGTGTCTTTCATGTATTCATGAACCTGACCACAGCCACCACACGCCATCCACGCCTACCAGCCTCTCAAGAGCTTCGCCAGCTCGCCCTAGCGCTGTTGAAAGCTAAAACACCCCAATCGGCACGCCAATGGATCCGCGACTACATGGACTGGCTTCGCCGCTGGGAGGCATTCCTTGCCCAACGCACCGCAACCCCCAATGGAACCCTCGAATACACCCATGCGCGCCTGGTTAAAGCCCGAAACTCCACCAACAAAATCCTCGCAGACAAACGCTTATTCACCTTCCTTGACGACGAATGGGACATCACCATGCCATCAACCAATAACCGCATCGAAGGAGCCATCAACGCACCCCTACGCCAAATGCTGCGCGATCACAGAGGCATGAGCCTAACCCGACGCATCAAAGCGATCTTCTGGTGGTGCTACATGCACAGCCCAAACCCGCTACCACCAGCACAACTCCTCAAAACCTTCCCCACTGACAGCGACATCGAAAACACCTACCACCACGCCAGACAACACCACCAAACCGCCACATCAATCCCCCAATGGGGCGACGCAATCGTCTGGGCAGAAATCCACCACACCACCCCATACACAAATCGATGGGACTAA